In Lonchura striata isolate bLonStr1 chromosome 2, bLonStr1.mat, whole genome shotgun sequence, a single genomic region encodes these proteins:
- the SLC25A30 gene encoding kidney mitochondrial carrier protein 1 isoform X2, producing MPALNWKPFIYGGLASITAECGTFPIDLTKTRLQVQGQVNDAKYKEIRYRGMVHALVRICREEGLKALYCGIAPALLRQASYGTIKIGTYQSLKRIFVERPEDETLMINVLCGILSGVISSSIANPTDVLKIRMQAQGRTIQGGMMGNFIQIYQKEGTKGLWKAISLTAQRAAIVVGVELPVYDLTKKHIIMSGHMGDTVYTHFLSSFLCGLAGALASNPVDVVRTRMMNQKSHKHGGHSAYKGTLDCLLQTWKNEGFFALYKGFWPNWLRLGPWNIIFFLTYEQLKKLDA from the exons ATGCCAGCATTGAACTGGAAGCCCTTTATCTATGGAGGTTTAGCATCAATCACTGCAGAATGTG GTACTTTCCCTATTGATCTGACCAAAACGCGTCTTCAGGTTCAAGGTCAAGTTAATGATGCCAAATATAAAGAGATCCGCTACCGTGGAATGGTGCATGCACTGGTCAGAATATGCAGAGAAGAAGGGTTGAAAGCCTTATACTGTGG GATTGCACCTGCACTGCTACGACAAGCTTCATATGGAACCATAAAAATAGGCACTTACCAGAGCTTGAAAAGAATATTTGTTGAGCGTCCAGAAG ATGAAACCCTCATGATTAATGTTCTGTGTGGCATTCTTTCGGGAGTAATCTCGTCATCTATTGCCAACCCTACCGATGTCTTAAAG ATCAGAATGCAAGCTCAAGGTAGAACAATTCAAGGAGGAATGATGGGCAACTTCATACAGATCTACCAAAAGGAAGGCACTAAAGGATTATGGAAGGCaa TATCATTGACAGCACAGAGAGCTGCTATTGTTGTTGGAGTAGAGCTGCCAGTGTATGACCTTACCAAAAAGCACATAATTATGTCTGGACATATGGGAGATACAGTGTATACTCATTTCCT TTCCAGTTTTCTTTGTGGGTTAGCTGGAGCCCTTGCATCCAACCCAGTTGATGTTGTAAGAACACGCATGATGAATCAGAAAAGCCACAAACATGGGGGACACTCAGCCTACAAGGGCACTTTGGATTGCTTGTTACAG acaTGGAAGAATGAAGGCTTTTTTGCCCTGTATAAAGGATTTTGGCCGAACTGGTTAAGACTTGGTCCTTGGAATATCATT TTCTTTCTGACATATGAACAGCTGAAGAAATTGGATGCCTGA
- the SLC25A30 gene encoding kidney mitochondrial carrier protein 1 isoform X1, producing MGRNYWLKEEPIMPALNWKPFIYGGLASITAECGTFPIDLTKTRLQVQGQVNDAKYKEIRYRGMVHALVRICREEGLKALYCGIAPALLRQASYGTIKIGTYQSLKRIFVERPEDETLMINVLCGILSGVISSSIANPTDVLKIRMQAQGRTIQGGMMGNFIQIYQKEGTKGLWKAISLTAQRAAIVVGVELPVYDLTKKHIIMSGHMGDTVYTHFLSSFLCGLAGALASNPVDVVRTRMMNQKSHKHGGHSAYKGTLDCLLQTWKNEGFFALYKGFWPNWLRLGPWNIIFFLTYEQLKKLDA from the exons ATGGGGCGAAACTACTGGCTG AAAGAGGAACCAATAATGCCAGCATTGAACTGGAAGCCCTTTATCTATGGAGGTTTAGCATCAATCACTGCAGAATGTG GTACTTTCCCTATTGATCTGACCAAAACGCGTCTTCAGGTTCAAGGTCAAGTTAATGATGCCAAATATAAAGAGATCCGCTACCGTGGAATGGTGCATGCACTGGTCAGAATATGCAGAGAAGAAGGGTTGAAAGCCTTATACTGTGG GATTGCACCTGCACTGCTACGACAAGCTTCATATGGAACCATAAAAATAGGCACTTACCAGAGCTTGAAAAGAATATTTGTTGAGCGTCCAGAAG ATGAAACCCTCATGATTAATGTTCTGTGTGGCATTCTTTCGGGAGTAATCTCGTCATCTATTGCCAACCCTACCGATGTCTTAAAG ATCAGAATGCAAGCTCAAGGTAGAACAATTCAAGGAGGAATGATGGGCAACTTCATACAGATCTACCAAAAGGAAGGCACTAAAGGATTATGGAAGGCaa TATCATTGACAGCACAGAGAGCTGCTATTGTTGTTGGAGTAGAGCTGCCAGTGTATGACCTTACCAAAAAGCACATAATTATGTCTGGACATATGGGAGATACAGTGTATACTCATTTCCT TTCCAGTTTTCTTTGTGGGTTAGCTGGAGCCCTTGCATCCAACCCAGTTGATGTTGTAAGAACACGCATGATGAATCAGAAAAGCCACAAACATGGGGGACACTCAGCCTACAAGGGCACTTTGGATTGCTTGTTACAG acaTGGAAGAATGAAGGCTTTTTTGCCCTGTATAAAGGATTTTGGCCGAACTGGTTAAGACTTGGTCCTTGGAATATCATT TTCTTTCTGACATATGAACAGCTGAAGAAATTGGATGCCTGA
- the SLC25A30 gene encoding kidney mitochondrial carrier protein 1 isoform X3: MVHALVRICREEGLKALYCGIAPALLRQASYGTIKIGTYQSLKRIFVERPEDETLMINVLCGILSGVISSSIANPTDVLKIRMQAQGRTIQGGMMGNFIQIYQKEGTKGLWKAISLTAQRAAIVVGVELPVYDLTKKHIIMSGHMGDTVYTHFLSSFLCGLAGALASNPVDVVRTRMMNQKSHKHGGHSAYKGTLDCLLQTWKNEGFFALYKGFWPNWLRLGPWNIIFFLTYEQLKKLDA; the protein is encoded by the exons ATGGTGCATGCACTGGTCAGAATATGCAGAGAAGAAGGGTTGAAAGCCTTATACTGTGG GATTGCACCTGCACTGCTACGACAAGCTTCATATGGAACCATAAAAATAGGCACTTACCAGAGCTTGAAAAGAATATTTGTTGAGCGTCCAGAAG ATGAAACCCTCATGATTAATGTTCTGTGTGGCATTCTTTCGGGAGTAATCTCGTCATCTATTGCCAACCCTACCGATGTCTTAAAG ATCAGAATGCAAGCTCAAGGTAGAACAATTCAAGGAGGAATGATGGGCAACTTCATACAGATCTACCAAAAGGAAGGCACTAAAGGATTATGGAAGGCaa TATCATTGACAGCACAGAGAGCTGCTATTGTTGTTGGAGTAGAGCTGCCAGTGTATGACCTTACCAAAAAGCACATAATTATGTCTGGACATATGGGAGATACAGTGTATACTCATTTCCT TTCCAGTTTTCTTTGTGGGTTAGCTGGAGCCCTTGCATCCAACCCAGTTGATGTTGTAAGAACACGCATGATGAATCAGAAAAGCCACAAACATGGGGGACACTCAGCCTACAAGGGCACTTTGGATTGCTTGTTACAG acaTGGAAGAATGAAGGCTTTTTTGCCCTGTATAAAGGATTTTGGCCGAACTGGTTAAGACTTGGTCCTTGGAATATCATT TTCTTTCTGACATATGAACAGCTGAAGAAATTGGATGCCTGA